CTATCTCCTCTCCGGCGTCGAGCACGGAATGCGCTTTTCGGAGTGGGTCAACCGCGAGAAGCTCCCGTCGCTTTCGAATCTGACCGCCGAGGAGGTGGAGTACCGACTCGATCGGTGTGCGACCCGGGAGTTGATCGAGCGCAAGACCATCCAGTATGAAGGGTACACGCTCACCGCCGAGGGGTACGATGCGCTCGCGTTGCGGGCGTTCGCCGAGCGCGACACGATCGAAGGCGTGGGTGCGCCGCTCGGCGTCGGCAAGGAGAGCGACGTTCTCGAAGTGCAGTCGTATCGACCGCTCGCGCTGAAGTTCCACCGCGAGGGGTACACGAACTTCCGCGAGGTGATGCGCGAGCGCGATTATACTTCAGAAAACCAACACGTTTCGTGGCTCTACACCGCACGAAAGGCCGCAGAACGCGAATACGAGACGTTGGAATCGCTGTTTCCCACCGTCTCGGTACCTCGACCGATCGATCAGAACCGTCACGCCATCGTGATGGACAAATTCGACGGGATCGAACTGCACCGCACGAAGTTACCCGACGAGCAGGCCGTCGGCGTCTTTGATCTGATCCTACGAGAAATCGCGGCCGCCTACGGTATTGGATACGTCCACCGAGATATGAGTGAGTATAACGTCGCGGTCAGCGAGTCGGGAGTGATGCTCTTCGATTGGCCGCAGGCCGTGCCGACCGACCACGATAACGCGCGCGAGTTCCTCAGACGCGATATCGACAATCTCCTCTCGTACTTCAACCGCAAATACCCCCGATTGATCCCGGATCTCGACGTCAGCGCGATCGTCGAGAGCGTCGCAGCGGACGACTTCCAGACCGTTCGCGACCACGTAGCGTAGGAGTATTCGGACTATACGGTCTGATTCGTCGACCCAGCACCCAGTGACTTCCTGCTCTCAGACTCATAAATCACATACTACGATACAGAAAATATCTCCCGCCCGTTGGTATCCTGTTCAGTCACGTGTCACTGTCGTCGATCCGGGCGGCGTCTGACACGGGCGTTACGTTCATACGCGATGGCGTCTAACTCCGATATACGGAATGAGGCGGGATTACTTCGCGCTGGATGTCGAGAACGTCTCGTGGGTCGATGAGGGCGACGACCCCAAGAAGCCGCAGGTCCGGATCGACTTTCACGGGCCCAAAGAGGTACTTGAGAGCCGACTCTCGGATCCGAACGGCGGCTATCTCGAGGCGAGTGAGACCGACGTCGCGTTTCGGCTGCAAGACCCCCTCGACGATCCCGACGCGGCCGGCGTCGTGAGCGTTACGAACCGGATCACCGGCGACTTCGTCCTCGAACTCAACGAGTCGGCCGACGACGTGCTCGCCTTCATTCGCGCCGCGCGCGAGTACGGTCGCAACGCTGACGACGACGGGCGGTACCGCGTCGAAGTTCGCATCGACGGCGAGGAAGCGGTCGTCTACGAGAAGCAGACGTTCCTCGTCTACGACGCCGACGGAAATCTGCTCCGCTCTCACAGTCTGATTCCCTCGGGCGTCGAGTTGTGAGCCGCGAATCGGTCCCGTTTTTAACGGTCTCGTTACTACTCCGATAGCGTGGAGAACGTCACCGACCGAATCCGAAACCCGTTCGGGATGCGACCGCCGTGTGAGCAGTTCGTCCCCGGATACGGCGATGCGAACGCCAATTTCCACGTCATCGGCGACCATCCCGGCGTCCACGGCGGGCTCGATACCGGCGTTCCGTTCACCAACGAGTCTGGGCTCCGACTGCAGGCGGCGTTGCGGCGGGCCGGGCTGCTGCGGGCGACCGGCGAGAACCCGGAGCCGATAGATATGTTCTTCTCGTATCTACATCTGTGTGCGCCCGACGGAGACGAACCGACGCAGTCGTCCTACGACGACTTAGAGCGCTTTTTCGACGCGGAACTGCGTGCGATCGCCGCGCACGTGCTCCTGCCGGTCGGCGCGCGGGCGACTTCTCACGTGCTCGAGACGTACACGGCGCAGGCGTGGAAGACGGAGATCGATATGGAATCGCTGCACGCGACGGAGATCCGCGGGAGCGGTTTCCTCGTCGTCCCGATCAGGGATCCCGCCGAGTGGGACGACACGCACTGCGACCGCCTCGTCGACGGGATCGACACGCTCCGATCGACGGACTACCGGCGCGAAGCCGACCTCGGTCGATTCAGCCCCGGCGATGATCCGTATCTGGTTCGGTGAACTTCCGCTGGATAGTCAATATATTATCGATATATTTGGGGAATATCTCCCGTTCACGGCGGATGGAGTTGCAGTGTTGAATTTCGCTCCGCATCCTCTACCAGAATTGCCCAAATAGTTGAAATCCTCATCGATCTGGGTGGAAATTAGTTCTATCACAGCACTTTTGAAGATAAACGGAAAACAAACAGTCGACGCGCGTGGTCGAACCGGGCGCGTCAGGTAAGGAGCTGCGAGACTGGTGCTCTTCGCAGTGGCTTGGTCAGTCAGGGGTCCGCCCGATGCGGCCCCGTTTCCTTTCACCAGTACGGACGCGTTCTGAGGGGATTCCGAGCACTCACGAGCGCGGCGCACGACGGACGAGAGCCACGCGGCCGACATCGACGAGGAAGCCGACGGTCGCGCCCAGCGGGCAGAGCGCCACGAGAAGGAGGACGACGCCGTCGGGAAGTGAAAGGACCGTGTCGACGCCGAGCGCGACGAGCGGCACGAATCCACCGAGGGCGTACAGGTAAGCGAGCCCGCGGCCGAAGGAGAGCACGACCGCTGTGAGCACGACCGCGAGCGCGACGACCCCGACCGGAAAGAGCAGCGAGCGCGGGGCGTCGAGCGTCGCGGCGAGGGCGAATCCCGACGGGCCGATGAGATCGAACGTCCCGGTGAGCGCCGCCGCGGGATCCGTACGCGCGGTGCGACGCAGGGTCGCCAGCGCCGCTGCGTTCGCGCTGAGATACTGCCACAGGCCGGCGAGATAGAGCGTCCCGGCGAGCAACACGCCGAGCCACCCGTACAGCAGCGGCGACGCGCGGCGCTGTGGTTGCGTCATCGTCGCGGACGCCGATGTAGTGCTCGCCCCGGACTGATCTGCGGTACCCTCGCTGTGACTGCGGGCCGCGTTCGTCGCGGTCGAAGACGTCCGGTTCGAGCCGGCCCCCTCGGCGTTCGTCTGTCGGGTGCGATGCGTCCCGTGTCCGAATCGCTGGGACGTCTTCGTCTGGCGCGTATGATCCGCTCGACTCGTCGCCGACTGCCCCTCTCGGTGGCGTTGTTCGTCGGTTCGGGTTCGACTTCCGGTCTCGGTCGACTGTGTAGTCTCAGTCGATGCCGTGGTTTCAGTCGGGGTTTCGCCCTCGCTCGGCGTTTCGGCTTCGCTCGTTCGGGATGGTTTTGTCGGCAGCCCGTCCAGTCGCTGGTCGACGTACGCCACGTGGCCCATCCGGTCGTAGGCGGCGCGTTCGGACTCCTCGGAGAGCACCTCGTGGGCTTTCTTGAGCGTCTTGAACTGCGCACCCGCCCGCGCGTCGTCGTTGACGTCGGGGTGATACCGCCGGACCTTCCGCCGCCACGCGCGATTGATCTCCTCAGTCGAGGCGTCGCGAGACACCTCCAGCAAGTCGTAGAAGTCTTCCATCCCCTGCCCGCGCGGTTTGCGAGCGACTGAATTGAATGTACCGACGCCGGCGTCCGGTCTTGTCTGTGTATCGATACATACGAGTCGGTATCGCACTACAGTATGGTAACTCTCATAATCGTTCGCACGATTCACGGCGTATGGACGTCACCCGGATCCCGCTCGGAAACACGGTTTTCGAGGGGCAGAACAACGCGTATCTGATCGAGGGAGACGTGACGACGCTGGTCGACGTCGGCATCGCGATGGCCGACGTACGCACGGATCTTCTGGACGGGCTCTCCGCCGCCGGTGTCGACCTCTCCGATCTGGATCAAATCCTTCTCACGCACTGGCACCCCGACCACAGCGGCCTCGCCGGAGAGCTGCAGGAGCGGTCGGGGGCGACGGTCCTCGTCCACGAGGACGACGCTCCGCTCGTCGCCGGCGACGAAGCGGCCGCCGAGGACCTCACCCGACTCAGAGAGCGACGCTTCGACGAGTGGGGGATCCCCGCCGAGAAGCGCGCGGAGTTGGAGGGCGTGCAAGCCAATTTCGCCGGCGTCGCGGGCGATCCGAGCGACACGCGGACGTTCGTTGCGGGTGATATGATTCCCGCCGGCGACGGCGAACTGGAGGTGTGGCACCTTCCCGGGCACGCCGCGGGCCACGTCGCCTTCGCCTACGAGACGACGGGCGGAGAGATTCCGCTTTCAAACGCTGATGCCGACGGAGCCCGCGGGTCGGGGCCGTTCTCGGTCGCGTTCGTCGGCGACGTGATTCTCCCCGAATACACCCCGAACGTCGGCGGCGCGGACCTCCGTCTGGAACGCCCGCTCGAACGGTACGTCGATAGTTTGGATCGCCTCATCGCTCGCGACCTCGACTTCGCGTGGCCGGGACATCGCGATCCGATCGCGGAACCGTCCGAGCGCGCGCGGGTCATCCGCTCGCACCACGTCGAGCGGACGCGACGCGTCATCGACGTGCTTCGCGAGCACGGTCCAGCCGACGCGTGGACGGTCAGCGCGCACCTGTTCGGCGAGCTCGAAGACATCCATATCCTCCACGGCCCGGGGGAGGCGTTCGCGCACCTAGATCACCTCGATCACGCCGGTACGGTCGCACGAGATGACGCGATCGAGCGCGCCGAGACGGCCGAACGCGCCGAGACGGCCGATCGCGACGGCATAGCCTACCGGTTGGTCGACCGCGACCCCGACGTCTCGGCGCTGTTCCCGAAGACGAAATACTGAAACGCTGTGACTGATAACACGGAGATATGGAACTGCGGGTCATCGACAAGACCGAAGAGGAACTCCGCATCGAGGTCGCCGGTGAGGATCACACGTTCATGAACGTCATCAAGGGCGCGCTCTTGGAGACCGAGGGCGTCGCCGCCGCGACCTACGACGTGAACCCCGAGCAGTCGGGCGGACAGACCGAACCGATTCTGTCGATCAAGACGGAGTCCGGCGTCGATCCGCTCGACGCCCTCGGCGACGCCTCTCGGAGCGTACAGACGATGATGGACGATTTCTCCACGGCGTTCGAGTCGGCCGCATAGTCGGTTCGGCCGCGTGATCCGTTCGGCCGCGTAGTCGGGTTCTCTCTTCGTCCCCCGGATCGTTCGAACGACGGTGTTCGCGGGTTACAGCCGGACGGGAACGCCGCGCTCGTGGAGGTACTCTTTCGTCTCTTGGATGCTGTAGTCGCCGAAGTGGAAGATCGACGCCGCCAGCCCGGCGTCGGCCCCGGCCTCGGTGAACACCTCGTACATATCTTCAGGCCCGCCGCAGCCCGAGGAGGCGATGACGGGGGTCGACACCGTATCGCAGATGGCCTTCGTCAGCGGGATGTCGTAGCCCTCTTTCGTTCCGTCGGCGTCGATGGAGTTGACGAACAGCTCGCCCGCGCCGCGGGACTCGGCCGTCTTCGCCCATTCGACGAGGTCGACGCCCGTCCCCTCGCGGCCGCCCTTCACCATACACTCGAACCAGCAGGACTCGCCGTCGACATCGACGTAGTGTTCGCCGCGTTCGTCGTAGCGGCGCTTCGCGTCGACGGAGATGACGATGCACTGCGAGCCGAACGCCCGCGCGCCCTCGTCGATCAGGTCGGGGTTCTCCAACGCCGCAGTGTTGATCGAGACCTTGTCCGCGCCCGCGCGGAGCGTCTCTTTGATATCGTCTCTCGTTCTGATCCCCCCGCCGACGGTGAGCGGGATGAACACCTCGTCGGCGACCGCCGAGACCGTATCGAGCATCGTCTCCCGACCCGCCGCCGAGGCGGTGATGTCGAGGAAGACAAACTCGTCTGCGCCCGCCTCGTTGTATCGCTTGGCCATCTCCACCGGATCACCGGTGTATTTCAGGTCCTCGAAGTTGACGCCGGTGTAGACGGCGGGGTTCCCGTCGTCGTCGAGGTCGACGTCGATACAGGGGATAATCCGCTTCGTGAGCATTTGCTAGCTGATCGTTCGCGGATGAGCCGCTTGATGGTTTCGACTGTGGCAGGTGATCGATCGCTTCCGGACGCACG
This DNA window, taken from Halobellus sp. LT62, encodes the following:
- a CDS encoding serine/threonine-protein kinase RIO2, with the translated sequence MVRNVAGLMAELEPEDFYLLSGVEHGMRFSEWVNREKLPSLSNLTAEEVEYRLDRCATRELIERKTIQYEGYTLTAEGYDALALRAFAERDTIEGVGAPLGVGKESDVLEVQSYRPLALKFHREGYTNFREVMRERDYTSENQHVSWLYTARKAAEREYETLESLFPTVSVPRPIDQNRHAIVMDKFDGIELHRTKLPDEQAVGVFDLILREIAAAYGIGYVHRDMSEYNVAVSESGVMLFDWPQAVPTDHDNAREFLRRDIDNLLSYFNRKYPRLIPDLDVSAIVESVAADDFQTVRDHVA
- a CDS encoding DUF5793 family protein, translating into MRRDYFALDVENVSWVDEGDDPKKPQVRIDFHGPKEVLESRLSDPNGGYLEASETDVAFRLQDPLDDPDAAGVVSVTNRITGDFVLELNESADDVLAFIRAAREYGRNADDDGRYRVEVRIDGEEAVVYEKQTFLVYDADGNLLRSHSLIPSGVEL
- a CDS encoding uracil-DNA glycosylase family protein codes for the protein MENVTDRIRNPFGMRPPCEQFVPGYGDANANFHVIGDHPGVHGGLDTGVPFTNESGLRLQAALRRAGLLRATGENPEPIDMFFSYLHLCAPDGDEPTQSSYDDLERFFDAELRAIAAHVLLPVGARATSHVLETYTAQAWKTEIDMESLHATEIRGSGFLVVPIRDPAEWDDTHCDRLVDGIDTLRSTDYRREADLGRFSPGDDPYLVR
- a CDS encoding DnaJ domain-containing protein, coding for MEDFYDLLEVSRDASTEEINRAWRRKVRRYHPDVNDDARAGAQFKTLKKAHEVLSEESERAAYDRMGHVAYVDQRLDGLPTKPSRTSEAETPSEGETPTETTASTETTQSTETGSRTRTDEQRHREGQSATSRADHTRQTKTSQRFGHGTHRTRQTNAEGAGSNRTSSTATNAARSHSEGTADQSGASTTSASATMTQPQRRASPLLYGWLGVLLAGTLYLAGLWQYLSANAAALATLRRTARTDPAAALTGTFDLIGPSGFALAATLDAPRSLLFPVGVVALAVVLTAVVLSFGRGLAYLYALGGFVPLVALGVDTVLSLPDGVVLLLVALCPLGATVGFLVDVGRVALVRRAPRS
- a CDS encoding MBL fold metallo-hydrolase; the encoded protein is MDVTRIPLGNTVFEGQNNAYLIEGDVTTLVDVGIAMADVRTDLLDGLSAAGVDLSDLDQILLTHWHPDHSGLAGELQERSGATVLVHEDDAPLVAGDEAAAEDLTRLRERRFDEWGIPAEKRAELEGVQANFAGVAGDPSDTRTFVAGDMIPAGDGELEVWHLPGHAAGHVAFAYETTGGEIPLSNADADGARGSGPFSVAFVGDVILPEYTPNVGGADLRLERPLERYVDSLDRLIARDLDFAWPGHRDPIAEPSERARVIRSHHVERTRRVIDVLREHGPADAWTVSAHLFGELEDIHILHGPGEAFAHLDHLDHAGTVARDDAIERAETAERAETADRDGIAYRLVDRDPDVSALFPKTKY
- a CDS encoding DNA-directed RNA polymerase subunit L; protein product: MELRVIDKTEEELRIEVAGEDHTFMNVIKGALLETEGVAAATYDVNPEQSGGQTEPILSIKTESGVDPLDALGDASRSVQTMMDDFSTAFESAA
- the hisF gene encoding imidazole glycerol phosphate synthase subunit HisF, encoding MLTKRIIPCIDVDLDDDGNPAVYTGVNFEDLKYTGDPVEMAKRYNEAGADEFVFLDITASAAGRETMLDTVSAVADEVFIPLTVGGGIRTRDDIKETLRAGADKVSINTAALENPDLIDEGARAFGSQCIVISVDAKRRYDERGEHYVDVDGESCWFECMVKGGREGTGVDLVEWAKTAESRGAGELFVNSIDADGTKEGYDIPLTKAICDTVSTPVIASSGCGGPEDMYEVFTEAGADAGLAASIFHFGDYSIQETKEYLHERGVPVRL